In Bacteroidales bacterium, a single window of DNA contains:
- a CDS encoding DUF1593 domain-containing protein: MKTRMTVLLFIAILILIHPALTAAQETTRHRLLVLTDIEADPDDAQTLVRLLLYANEIDIEGLIATTSTHQRSRVAPETVHRIIEAYSKVQPNLLKHDPDFPEAGDLHALVKQGLPAYGMEAVGEGKDSGGSDWIIRVLEKEDARPLWVSVWGGPNTLAQALWKIRKTKNASEAVRLINKLRVYTISDQDDSGPWMRKEFPDLFYVVSPGNYRTATWSAINREIPGANNEVISNPWLTENIQQGHGPLGAEYPDVAYGMEGDTPSWLSLIPNGLNPYWDNHPEYGSWGGRYDLYTPDPAAPSPGIQTAGNQVVETRPIWTNTEDTYRPRIPNYTGRAIRPDTAEYTGNHVTLWRWREDFQHDFATRMDWCILSYEEANHAPVAGINQPAQFTVKSGENFKLDADGSYDPDGDGLSYWWFQYPEAGSFDGIVNFRPFAENLYNIHTIRAPVVESPQTVHFILRVTDKGSPALSSYRRVIVTVVP, from the coding sequence ATGAAAACCAGAATGACCGTATTACTGTTCATCGCAATTCTTATATTGATTCATCCGGCACTCACGGCAGCCCAGGAAACAACCCGGCACCGTTTGCTGGTACTCACCGATATAGAGGCTGATCCCGATGACGCTCAGACACTTGTCCGCTTGCTCCTCTATGCCAATGAAATAGATATCGAGGGACTGATCGCCACCACATCCACCCACCAGAGATCCAGGGTGGCTCCGGAAACCGTTCACAGGATCATTGAAGCTTATTCCAAAGTGCAGCCGAACCTGCTCAAACACGATCCGGACTTTCCGGAGGCCGGTGATCTGCATGCGCTTGTGAAACAAGGGCTGCCGGCTTATGGCATGGAGGCCGTCGGAGAAGGAAAGGATTCCGGGGGATCCGACTGGATCATCCGGGTCCTGGAGAAAGAGGATGCCCGTCCGCTCTGGGTATCGGTTTGGGGTGGCCCCAATACCCTGGCTCAGGCTCTCTGGAAGATCCGGAAAACAAAAAATGCAAGCGAAGCGGTCCGTTTGATTAATAAACTAAGAGTCTATACCATCTCGGACCAGGATGACTCAGGGCCGTGGATGCGAAAGGAATTTCCGGATTTGTTCTACGTGGTCAGTCCGGGTAATTACCGAACCGCCACCTGGTCGGCTATCAACCGGGAGATCCCCGGAGCCAATAACGAAGTGATCAGCAACCCCTGGCTCACTGAAAACATCCAGCAGGGCCATGGTCCCCTTGGAGCAGAGTATCCCGATGTGGCCTATGGAATGGAAGGTGATACCCCTTCCTGGTTGTCGTTGATCCCCAACGGACTGAACCCATACTGGGACAACCATCCCGAATACGGTAGCTGGGGAGGCCGGTATGACCTTTACACTCCGGACCCTGCAGCACCATCACCCGGCATTCAAACTGCCGGTAACCAGGTGGTGGAAACCCGTCCCATCTGGACCAATACGGAGGATACCTACCGGCCCCGCATACCCAATTATACAGGCAGGGCCATCCGGCCCGATACGGCAGAGTACACGGGTAATCATGTCACTCTCTGGAGATGGAGGGAAGACTTCCAGCATGATTTTGCCACCCGGATGGACTGGTGCATCCTCTCTTACGAAGAGGCCAATCACGCACCTGTAGCCGGGATCAACCAGCCAGCTCAGTTCACTGTCAAATCCGGAGAAAACTTCAAGCTGGATGCTGATGGGTCTTATGATCCTGACGGTGACGGGCTTAGTTACTGGTGGTTCCAATACCCCGAAGCAGGGTCCTTCGACGGGATTGTTAATTTCAGGCCTTTTGCCGAAAACCTCTATAATATTCACACCATCAGGGCACCCGTGGTGGAGAGCCCCCAAACTGTCCATTTCATCCTGAGGGTCACAGATAAAGGAAGCCCGGCCTTATCCAGCTACAGAAGGGTGATCGTTACAGTGGTCCCGTGA